The following are encoded together in the Trachemys scripta elegans isolate TJP31775 chromosome 7, CAS_Tse_1.0, whole genome shotgun sequence genome:
- the IQCF6 gene encoding IQ domain-containing protein F6, which yields MAGVKALEGSPRKKPDAKALKNSVVTDPALGGGDDAQRHLLAAPDSLQQLGAPDQAAAMDQKAISPPLSPSPEKDPSSKSAIAIQSWWRGVLTRRTVRQATLCVLVIQRWWRRVSFWQREERRVTVLAMYVRPMRATVLLQSLVRMWRARSQYKKYQRAVLVIQNKWRHYACRREAAVFAGSSLADGGVDLNIEIIVG from the exons atGGCGGGCGTGAAGGCTCTGGAGGGCAGCCCCAGGAAGAAGCCTGATGCCAAGGCGCTGAAGAACTCCGTGGTCACAGATCCTGCCCTGGGAGGCGGCGATGATGCTCAGAGGCATCTCTTGGCAGCTCCagactccctgcagcagctgggcgcTCCAGATCAGGCAGCAGCTATGGAC CAGAAAGcaatctctcctcctctctccccctcaccaGAGAAGGACCCCAGCAGCAAATCCGCCATTGCCATCCAGTCATGGTGGCGGGGGGTGCTCACCCGGCGAACGGTGCGCCAAGCGACGCTCTGCGTGCTGGTGATCCAGAGGTGGTGGCGCCGGGTCTCATTCTGGCAGCGGGAGGAGAGGCGGGTCACGGTGCTGGCAATGTACGTGAGGCCCATGAGAGCTACCGTCCTCCTGCAATCACTGGTCAGGATGTGGCGTGCAAGGAGCCAGTACAAGAAGTACCAGAGGGCAGTCCTGGTCATCCAGAACAAGTGGCGGCACTACGCCTGCCGGAGAGAGGCTGCAGTGTTTGCAGGGAGCAGCCTGGCAGACGGGGGGGTGGACCTGAACATTGAGATTATTGTGGGTTAA